The Ictidomys tridecemlineatus isolate mIctTri1 chromosome 1, mIctTri1.hap1, whole genome shotgun sequence DNA window CCAGAaggttttcaatttattttgccCAGATCTTCAGAGAAATCTCTGACAACCGTAGTCTTACAAAATGCATTTCTTAAGTAGTAAGACTTAGCACATGAAATACTCTGATCCATGGCCTGCAGAATGAACATGAAAACAACAATAATTCTGTACATCTCCAACAGAGCTCTTGGGTGATCAGGTACTTTGGAAAgggccttttaaatttttttttaatctcctccttccttcctggaaAAGTGTTTTGTtggctggttggttggttggttggttgatatTGGAAGAtgggtgtgtgtgtaaatgtataTGGTATTGTTTTTTTTGCCATAAGTCTCAACAGTGGGCTTAAAATTTTCAGTAAACAAGGTTGTAAATGGATGGTTATCATCTAGACTGTATTATTCTATTAATAGTAACCAGGCAGAGTAGACTTAGTCTAATTCTTAAGGTCACTAGGATTCTCAGAATGACAGTTGAGTATTGGCTGCAACTTAAATTAATCAGCTGCATTAACCCCTAACAAGTGAGCCAGCTTGTGCTTTGAAGCCTTGAAGAAAGGCATTGACTTCTCTTTAGCTATAAAAGTCCTAAATGGCACCTTCCAAGGTAAAGGCTGTGTTGTTTACATTGAGAATCTTTCATTTAGTGTAATTCCCTTCAGCTATGATCTTAGCTAGATTTTCTGGATTACTTCCTGCAGCTTTAACATCAGCACTTGCTATTTCACTTTGCACTTTTACTTTGTGGATACAGTGTCTTTTCTTAAACCTCAGGAGCCAGCTTCTGCTAGCTTTAAACTCCCCTGCAGCTTCCTTGCCTCCCTAATACTTCAAGGAATTGGAGAGAGGGCCTTGCTCTGGATTAGGCTTTGATTTTAAGGGAGTGTTATATAGTTAGTTGATCTTCTATCCATACCATTAAACCCTTCTTCATATCTGCAATGAGGTTGTTTCACTCTTATCATTTGTATGTTCACTAGAGTAGCCCTAATAATTTCCTTCAagaacttttcctttgcatttcacAAGTTAGCTAACTGTATATTTCTAGTATACAACACAGGGTCTGGTTTCAAAATAGGAGCTAAAAATGATTATCGTTTTGATTAGGTATTCAATAAAAGTTTATTGTTTGAATCAATGGTACCTCATTTAGCATTTCCCcagtatgtacacacacatgtgcatgtgtatgatACATTCATGTAACTAAGAATGGGTTTTCCACCATCCAGATCCTTCTAATTATCATAGCTGAtgctttcatttctatttaatcTTTGGCATTCTGTGGTAGTAAAGAAATCTACATTGTTTTGAAGAAAATTGTGAGTATTAATAAAGGTACAAAGAACAGTTCGGGTGTGAACTTACCAAAGTCTTAGGGCACAGGCAGACATTATTTACCTGCATTAGCCAAGTGGCTACATAAAGGGGGCTACAGTCGCCTGACAATGATGATGTTGGCACCTGTGGCTTCTCAACCCAAAGATGGCACATTCACTCATATGGGATACTGCTAGCCAGCAACCATTTCTTCACAGGGTTCTCTGTTCTACTTTGCCCTTTTTAGGAAGTCATTCGATTGAATATTAACTGTTGTTTTTTGTATGTCTTAACACTCATACAACAATCTTGATTTTGTAATCAGAAGCATCTGATGACAAAGATGGgatcaagaaagaaaagcataCCACTAACATTTTAATACCTTTCCTCACTGCCCATAattttgcaaatatgaaaaattatatgacCCAGTGGAATATTACATTTGGAATTACCAAAATGaaactgtttaaaataaaaatggcactATTTACAGATCATATATATTGGTTTGGGAATAACACAAGGTGGTGCTAGTGGACCTCACATACATATTCTTCAGCAATCAACAAAGACCTGTTAAATCTGCTTATTCCAGAGTTTTATGTCTGATGAGCTATTTCAAGATtctagttttcttaaaaataagaagtaaGATCATGCAAACATGATCTTTTTGTTTTAGATAATATTATCTTTAGTATATGCATTTGAGATTTCAGTTACTAGGTAAAATAATGACGtcatgaatttaatttaattattttttattaaggaaACCCATTGAATTaatgtaattgaaaaataatgagaCCAATTTCAGTAAATACCTCCAAAAAATATAGTCATTGCTATATGCAAATAGGGCCTTCATATATTAAAGAAGGAAGAATAGGAGGAAgggtagaaggaaaatgagaaggggaaaatgttatttttaaatattttttgttttcagtcattcatggaaatattttatcaatcttattttttttaaagagagagggagaattttttttaatatttattttttagttttcagcggacacaacatctttgtatgtggtgctgaggatcgaacccaggccgcacgcatgccaggcgagcgcgctaccacttgagctatatccccagccctattttatcaATCTTAAGTTACAGAGTTATAGACTATTAGGGATATAATGGAGACTACAAATGATCTAGGTCAGTCTTCTCATTTTATAGGGAAATAGAACTCAAGACCACGAAAAACTAATTGACATGCCAAAGTACTTATTATTAGCTAGTAACAGAACATACAACatgaccttttttctttttgtttatagtggtcctggggatcaaattaagggcctcacacatgctaggaaagcactgtaccactgaaatACACCTCCATCCTTTATGAGagaaatcttataaaaatttcatatatattcacCAGAGCCCATTTGGTATTCTTTAAAAAGTACAGTAAAAAGGTAATCAGCATTGTTATCACTACTTTTTAGGCTATTTTGAAGTACTCTTCTTTGCAACCAATGGCAAAACTGTAGGgtattttcaaaatagctagaattgctttcctttaaaaaggttttgatttttttaactgtttGTGCTGCTAACAACAAAATATCTCTCTCCAAAGGATTGCATTCTTTGACACTAGTTCAAAAAAGCAAGATTCATAGTCATAGTCATAACTTTAGACTGTGACCAATTTAGAGTACCCAATCATGAGCCAGAATACCTTAGTTCTAAAGCAAAACTTTACCAacagaaatatataagaaagatAAGCATAGGGGTTTTATGTGCTTTTATTAATTATTCAAGGAAGCTCCCCCAAATCAATGATTCACATTATTCCTTTGATGAGCAACCAGGAGATTTTTACTCCTTGATACAGTGCACCTAAGAAGATTTCAGATAAATGAGGATATGTCTTTCTTTAATAAAGTGGGGAAAAGGAGTATAATGGAGAAGTAGGAATACAGAACATTTGCTCAAGGAAAATTAAAGTCTGTTgaagtaagagaaaaataaataagatgttaTGGTCAGACAGGTGACTTCTAGGCTTTCACTTAGAAGTTTGTGATGCTGGACAAGGGTAGGTTAACTCTTTGAATCTGATACTTCTTAAATGCTAGCCTAGTGCCAACCTAGCAGACAGAAGGTACCAAATAAatggtaattattattataatctaATAGAGACCAATgtagaaaagtaaaatgaatgtTCTAGCCCCACCAAATATGATCTCTTCCTCTCTCAAtgaattttatgcattttttaatatttgtttactgGGTTTTAAACTCTGAGATTATGGAAACTTTGCTTGACTTACATGGACTTCCCAGCCCAAAAGACTGCTCTTGCACCTAGTGGGAAAAGGGAGACTTAGGACTGAATCAATAGTCTTCAGGCTTTTGCATTACATGAAGATAATGAGAATGAAGAAGAGCATCTGGCCTTCCTATAGGAACTGTTAAAGTAGTACATGAAATAAATCCAAGACACAAAAGCTAAGTCATTAAAAATATCTAATACATTCTGAGTGCTAAGTTAAAGGAAACATCTCATTAGAATGTCtgaaatgtgttttaaattaattctGAGTCATATTTTGGGTGTACAATTTATGGAACAgttaaaaacaagtaaacaaaaaactttttaaatgaatggataacTAGTGCAAATTTATGTGAGTGCTGGAGATTTAACTGAAAAGaactttactttcatttttcttcattgtagAGCAGTAAATAACCAAACAGATAAGTACCAAACAGATAAGTACCAACCACATGAGTCGGTCCAAAAACGAAAATCCGTATtcaaagactaaatttaagatttCTAACCTCTTCTTGCCAAGACATGTCCATGTTATCCAGTGTGGGGCTCACCTAATAACTATATCAGTCACAGAATTGCTAAAATATATCCCAACTCAAATTTTTTTGATAGACAGTAtcttctcccccccccaaaaaaaaaaattctttccagtAAAGTGGTCAAATTTTGGGAGACTGAATATAAGCAGAACAGACAAGGAATAGCTGCATAATCTTGAAAAGGTCCTAGTTGAGCCTCAGCCTTTTCatcattaaaatgatatttttaatacaGGTTCACAATCTCTACTCTGCAATcccaaaataagacaaaaacagaaaacactctGAAACTCAAAAGTGTTTTGTGAGTTTGGCACCGGGACTCTTTGACAACAAAACAAACCGTGGATAAACATGAAGCCTCCATTTTCTTACTACTCATATCCATTCACCACATATACCTCTGTATTTGCTGATGTTTCGTGACTTGGAATTAATAGCATTGGAAAATGTCCAAAAGAGTTAAAGATATACCTATGGATAATggtgagaagaagaaaaggaagcatCTGTCTTTATCAATAGCTCAGAAAGTAGAGTTATTACAGAAGCTTGATGCTGGTGTGTCTGTAAGGTGTCTTACAGAAGAATATGGTGTGGGGACCACCACCATATATGacttaaagaaacagaaagacaaattgcTGAAATTTTACAGTGACAGTGATAACCAAGAactaatgaaaaacagaaaaacattacATAGGGCCAAAAATGAAGATCTCGACCGTGTGTTAATTGAATGGATTCGACAACAAAGAAGCAAAGATATGCCCCTGACTGGTTTATTGGTCATGAAACAAGCTAGAATATACCATGAAGAACTGAACATTGAAAGCGAGTGTGAATATTCAGAAGGGTGgctgcaaaaatttaaaaagcgtCATGGAATCAAATATCTTAAAATGTGCAGTGAAAAAGCTTCTGCGGATCATGAAACAGCTGAAAATTACATTGACGAATTTGCTAAGATAATATCTGATGGAAACCTTAGCCCTGAACAAATTTACAATGCTGATGAAACAGCTCTGTACTGGTGCTATGTTCCTAGAAAAACCTTAATCATGGCCGATGAAAAGGTACCAACAGATTTCAAGGATGCCAAGCAAAGATTAACTGTTCTTGGATGTGCTAATGCTGCAGGTACACATAAGATAAAACTGGCAGTGATTGGGAAAAGCCTACCTCCAAAATGTTTAAAAGGTACAGGCAGCTTACCTGTGCATTATTATGCAAACAAAAAAGCATCAGTAACCAGAGAAATCTTTTCTGATTGGTTCAATAAGCACTTTGTGCCAGCAGCACGAGCTTATTGCAAGGAAGCCGGACTAGAAGACAATTGCAAAATTTTACTGTTCCTAGACAACTGTTCAGCACATCCCCCTCCAGAACTTCTTGTGAAAAGTAATGTTTTCAGCATCTTCCTTCCCCTGAATGTGACATCCGTAATACAGCCTTGTGACCAAGGAATTTTACGCTCCATGAAGAGCAAATATAAACACTTTTTCTTGAACAGGATGCTTGCTTCAGTGAACAGAGGCCTGAAAATCCAGGACTTCCTTAAAGAATTTAGTCTTAAGGATGCCATCTATGCAATTGCTAATGCATGGAATGATGTTGATAAGTCAACATTAACAAATGCTTGGCACAGACTTTGGGCTACAATGATGTTTGAAAATGACCTTACTGATGAGGATTTTGAAGGATTTAGAGACTCTAATGAGAAGATCATGATATCAAAACTTATTACTTATGCCAAAAGTTTATCAGCTGAAAGTGTAAATAAGCTAGAAGAAGCTGACATTGAAGAAATACTGAACATTGATAATGATGTACCCGTTGTGCATCCTTTGAGCGAGGGGGATTTTGCTGAAATGGGTGTAAATACAGATCAGTATGAAGATAGTAGCAGTCACGATGATGACATGAATACAGGTGAAAAAATCTCTATAGAACACCTGGTGAAAATGTGTGACCAGTTAATTGCTGGTCTTGAACAATGTGCATTCATCAGTGAGCAAGAGATCATGGCGATTTACTCAATTAAAGAGAAATTGCTGAGACAAAAACCTGTGTTAAGGAGGCAGATGACGCTGGAAAAGGCCTTTTAAAAAGTTCTATGTCACTTGAGAATCCTGTTTCTGGCTCATTATGTCTAGCTGCCTCCTGGTTTTATAGACAATGGTAATATTGGTGTAACTTTTTCTCCAAGATTCTCTAGGAACCAGAAGTGATGAACATTTATTGCATTTATATGTGTTATACATTAGTTTTCATCagtatgaatataatttttacttaaaaatttcctttgggctggggatgtgcctcaagtggtagcatgctggcctggcatgtgtgcggcccaggtttgattctcagcactacatataaacaaagatgttgtgtctgccaaatactaaaaaataaatattaaaattctctctctctcactctttaaaaaaaaaaatttcctttaaagtGAGAAGTTTTACcagaagtaaaagaaataagaagcttaaagtatatAGTCTattcttatttcatttaccaGTAAGTGTATTCACTTATTGATAAATTCactaatttatttatgtaaataaatcattattatttatggTCTTTATTCCACTTAGTATAattttgtgtgtctgtgagtggtgctgggtattgaacac harbors:
- the LOC101969797 gene encoding jerky protein, whose product is MSKRVKDIPMDNGEKKKRKHLSLSIAQKVELLQKLDAGVSVRCLTEEYGVGTTTIYDLKKQKDKLLKFYSDSDNQELMKNRKTLHRAKNEDLDRVLIEWIRQQRSKDMPLTGLLVMKQARIYHEELNIESECEYSEGWLQKFKKRHGIKYLKMCSEKASADHETAENYIDEFAKIISDGNLSPEQIYNADETALYWCYVPRKTLIMADEKVPTDFKDAKQRLTVLGCANAAGTHKIKLAVIGKSLPPKCLKGTGSLPVHYYANKKASVTREIFSDWFNKHFVPAARAYCKEAGLEDNCKILLFLDNCSAHPPPELLVKSNVFSIFLPLNVTSVIQPCDQGILRSMKSKYKHFFLNRMLASVNRGLKIQDFLKEFSLKDAIYAIANAWNDVDKSTLTNAWHRLWATMMFENDLTDEDFEGFRDSNEKIMISKLITYAKSLSAESVNKLEEADIEEILNIDNDVPVVHPLSEGDFAEMGVNTDQYEDSSSHDDDMNTGEKISIEHLVKMCDQLIAGLEQCAFISEQEIMAIYSIKEKLLRQKPVLRRQMTLEKAF